Proteins encoded by one window of Nicotiana tabacum cultivar K326 chromosome 10, ASM71507v2, whole genome shotgun sequence:
- the LOC142165302 gene encoding uncharacterized protein LOC142165302, producing the protein MAQKISDPSSFTISCTIGSYAFAKALYDLGANINLMSLAIYTKLGIGKARPTSMLLQLADHTVKKPTGILDDVLVDDEIPIILGRSFLATRRALIDCETGELKMRLNDEEVIFNVQQSMRRPSEYANCSLVEQWM; encoded by the exons ATGGCTCAAAAGATATCTGACCCCAGTAGCTTTACTATCtcatgcactattgggagttATGCCTTTGCAAAGGCATTATATGACTTAGGAGCCAACATAAATTTGATGTCACTGGCTATATACACCAAACTGGGCATTGGCAAAGCTAGACCGACTTCGATGTTGTTGCAACTGGCTGACCATACGGTTAAAAAGCCAACTGGGattcttgatgatgtgttg GTAGATGATGAGATACCTATCATTTTAGGGAGGTCATTCTTAGCCACTAGGAGAGCACTGATTGATTGTGAGACTGGGGAATTAAAAATGAGGCTGAACGATGAAGAAGTCATATTCAACGTTCAGCAATCCATGAGGAGACCTAGTGAATATGCTAATTGCTCTTTGGTGGAGCAGTGGATGTGA
- the LOC142165301 gene encoding uncharacterized protein LOC142165301, which translates to MLAVVFAFDKFRSYLIGSKVIVYTDHAAIRYLIEKKESKPHLIHWVLLLQEFDLEIRDRKRTENQVTDHLLRLEDAEKKVEVEDITETFPNEQLLAMTIEEAPWYADIANYLASACHASPYGGHFGGIRTLDKVLESGLYWPTLFKDAHAWVKSCDECQRTGNISRRHEMPMTTIQEVEVFDLWGIDFMGPFVSSYGNKYILVAVDYVSKWVEAVALPTNDAKGVTGFLKKNIQ; encoded by the exons ATGTTGGCTGTCGTTTTTGcattcgacaaattcaggtcatacttGATTGGCTCAAAAGTTATTGTTTACACTGACCATGCAGCAATTAGGTACCTGATagaaaagaaggagtcaaagccacaCTTGATTCACTGGGTTCTTCTTTTACAAGAATTTGATCTGGAGATACGTGACAGAAAACGGACAGAGAACCAAGTGACTGACCACCTCTTAAGGTTGGAAGACgctgaaaagaaggtagaggtTGAGGATATAACAGAGACATTCCCGAATGAACAGTTACTAGCAATGACAATAGAGGAGGCACCATGGTATGCTGACATTgctaattatttagcaagtg CTTGCCATGcctcaccatatggtggtcacttTGGAGGAATTCGTACATTAGATAAGGTGTTGGAGTCGGGCTTGTATTGGCCAACtctgttcaaggatgcccatgcttgggTCAAAAGTTGCGACGAATGCCAAAGGACAGGCAATATATCTCGCAGACATGAGATGCCAATGaccacaattcaagaggtggaggtTTTTGACTTGTGGGGAATCGACTTCATGGGGCCATTTGTCAGCTCGTATGGTAACAAGTACATATTGGTAGCAGTTGACTACgtctccaagtgggtcgaagcagtgGCTCTCCCAACCAATGATGCTAAAGGGGTAACAGGCTTTCTAAAAAAGAATATTCAGTGA